The Meriones unguiculatus strain TT.TT164.6M chromosome 9, Bangor_MerUng_6.1, whole genome shotgun sequence genome window below encodes:
- the Carmil3 gene encoding capping protein, Arp2/3 and myosin-I linker protein 3 isoform X8, whose product MAKASVELTRELQDSIRRCLSQGAVLQQHRVKLETKPKKFEDRVLALTSWRLHLFPLKVPAKVESSFNVLEIRAFNTLSQNQILVETEHGMVSMRLPSAESVDQVTRHVSSALSKVCPGPGCLIRRGNADTPEGPRDTSPNSETSTSTTHSVCGGFSETYAALCDYNGLHCREEVQWDVDTIYHAEDNREFNLLDFSHLESRDLALMVAALAYNQWFTKLYCKDLRLGSEVLEQVLHTLSKSGSLEELVLDNAGLKTDFVQKLAGVFGENGSCVLHALTLSHNPIEDKGFLSLSQQLLCFPTGLTKLCLAKTAISPRGLQALGQTFGANPAFASSLRYLDLSKNPGLLATDEANALYSFLAQPNALVHLDLSGTDCAVDLLLGALLHGCCSHLTYLNLARNSCSHRKGREAPPAFKQFFSSAYTLSHVNLSATRLPLEALRALLQGLSFNSHLSDLHLDLSSCELRSAGAQALQEQLGAVTCVGSLDLSDNGFDSDLLTLVPALGKNKSLKHLFLGKNFNVKAKTLEEILHKLVQLIQEEDCSLQSLSVADSRLKLRTSILINALGSNTCLAKVDLSGNGMEDIGAKMLSKALQINSSLRTILWDRNNTSALGFLDIARALESNHTLRFMSFPVSDISQAYRSAPERTEDVWQKIQWCLVRNNHSQTCPQEQAFRLQQGLVTSSAEQMLQRLCGRVQEEVRALRLCPLEPVQDELLYARDLIKDAKNSRALFPSLYELGHVLANDGPVRQRLESVASEVSKAVDKELQVILESMVSLTQELCPVAMRVAEGHNKMLSNVAERVTVPRNFIRGALLEQAGQDIQNKLDEVKLSVVTYLTNSIVDEILQELYHSHKSLARHLTQLRTLSDPPGGASQGQDPSSRGRGRNHDHEETDDELGTNIDTMAIKKQKRCRKIRPVSAFISGSPQDMESQLGSLGIPPGWFSGLGGNQPTASGSWEGLSELPTHGYKLRHQTQGRPRPPRTTPPGPGRPCQVPVAGPRQENGMATRLDEGLEDFFSRRVMDESSSYPRTLRTMRPGLSETPLPPLQKKRRRGLFHFRRPRSFKGDRGPGSPTAGLLLPPPPPPPPTQESPPSPDPPSLGNNSSPCWSPEEESSLLPGLGGARGSSFCRKMGTERLEAGEGAPAAGTAQQPRAHGAALPGLGRTKGWSFDGKREGTGPDQEDSTQAWQKRRSSDDAGPGAWKPPPPPQSSKPTFSAMRRAEATWHIAEESAPNHSCQSPSPASQDGEEEKEGALFPERMVPPRNAKDPPMGPRPPKPVAVPRGRRAPQVPGGREEAESGSSAAPVINKPRLRLGSQQDQEEPEVQGPSDLGRRTAPLKPKRTRRAQSCDKLEPERRRPPDPTGACAGTSEPGTD is encoded by the exons aTGGCCAAGGCCAGCGTGGAGCTCACCCGCGAGCTGCAAG ACAGCATCCGGAGGTGCCTGAGCCAGGGGGCTGTGCTCCAGCAGCATCGTGTGAAACTGGAGACAAAACCCAAGAAGTTTGAGGACCGAGTGCTG GCTCTGACTTCTTGGCGCCTCCACCTTTTTCCCCTTAAAGTCCCAGCCAAG GTAGAAAGCTCGTTCAATGTCCTGGAGATCCGTGCCTTCAACACACTCAGTCAGAACCAG ATCCTGGTGGAGACTGAGCATGGCATGGTGAGCATGCGGCTGCCTTCGGCTGAGAGTGTGGACCAGGTGACCCGGCACGTGAGCTCTGCCCTCTCCAAGGTCTGCCCTGGCCCTGg GTGTCTGATCCGGCGTGGAAATGCAGACACCCCGGAGGGGCCCCGAGATACATCTCCCAACTCTGAAACATCCACATCTACCACTCACAGTGTGTGTG GTGGCTTCTCCGAGACCTATGCTGCCCTGTGTGACTACAATGGACTACACTGCCGAGAGGAGGTGCAATGG GATGTGGACACCATCTACCATGCTGAGGACAACCGAGAGTTCAATCTTTTGGATTTTAGCCACTTGGAGAGCCG AGACTTGGCCCTAATGGTGGCAGCCCTGGCCTACAACCAGTGGTTCACCAAACTCTACTGCAAAGACTTGAGACTG GGCTCAGAAGTACTAGAACAGGTGCTACATACCCTCAGCAAGTCGGGGAGCCTCGAAGAGCTGGTGCTGGACAATGCTGGGCTTAAGAC GGACTTTGTCCAGAAGCTGGCCGGGGTGTTTGGGGAGAACGGGAGCTGTGTGCTGCATGCGCTCACTCTGTCCCACAACCCCATCGAGGACAAGG GTTTCCTcagcctgagccagcagctcCTCTGCTTCCCTACCGGCCTCACCAAACTGTGCCTGGCCAAGACTGCCATTTCCCCTCGAG GGCTGCAGGCACTGGGCCAGACCTTCGGGGCCAACCCGGCCTTTGCCAGCTCCCTTCGATACCTGGACCTGAGTAAGAACCCTGGGCTGCTTGCCACAGATGAGGCCAAT GCCCTCTATAGTTTCCTGGCCCAACCCAACGCCTTGGTACACCTGGACCTTTCAGGGACTGACTGTGCCGTTGACTTG CTTCTGGGCGCTCTACTTCATGGCTGCTGCTCCCACCTCACCTACCTCAACCTGGCTCGAAACAGCTGCTCCCACAG GAAGGGCCGGGAGGCCCCACCAGCCTTCAAGCAGTTCTTCAGCAGCGCCTACACCCTGAGCCATGTCAACCTGTCAGCCACAAGGCTGCCCCTGGAGGCCCTCAG GGCGCTTCTTCAGGGCCTCTCCTTCAACAGCCACCTCAGCGATCTGCACCTGGACCTTAGCAGCTGTGAG CTCCGCTCTGCAGGAGCCCAGGCCTTGCAGGAGCAGCTGGGGGCTGTCACCTGCGTGGGCAGCCTAGACCTGTCTGACAACG GGTTTGACTCGGACCTCCTGACGCTGGTGCCTGCACTTGGCAAGAACAAGTCCCTCAAGCACCTGTTCCTGGGGAAGAACTTCAATGTCAAGGCCAA GACTCTGGAAGAGATCCTTCATAAGCTGGTGCAGCTGATCCaggaggaggactgt TCCCTGCAGTCGCTGTCCGTGGCAGACTCCAGGCTGAAGCTTCGAACCAGCATCCTCATCAACGCCTTAGGCAGCAACACCTGCCTGGCCAAGGTGGATCTGAGCGGCAATGGCATGGAGGACATCGGGGCCAAGATGCTGTCGAAGGCACTGCAGATAAACTCTTCCCTCAG AACCATCCTGTGGGATCGGAACAATACGTCGGCCCTGGGCTTTCTGGACATCGCAAGGGCCCTGGAGAG CAACCACACCCTACGCTTCATGTCCTTCCCTGTGAGCGACATCTCTCAAGCCTACCGCAGCGCCCCTGAGCGCACAGAGGACGTGTGGCAGAAG ATCCAGTGGTGCCTGGTGAGGAACAACCACTCCCAGACATGCCCTCAGGAGCAAGCCTTCAGGCTGCAGCAGGGCCTGGTGACCAGCAGCGCCGAGCAA ATGCTGCAGCGGCTGTGTGGACGAGTGCAGGAGGAGGTGCGGGCCCTGCGGCTGTGTCCCCTGGAGCCTGTACAGGACGAGCTGCTCTACGCCAGGGACCTCATCAAGGACGCCAAGAACTCCCGAGCG CTCTTTCCCAGCCTCTATGAGCTGGGCCACGTGCTGGCCAATGACGGGCCTGTGCGGCAGAGACTGGAGTCAGTAGCCAGTGAGGTGTCCAAAGCTGTGGACAAGGAGCTTCAG gtgATTCTCGAGTCCATGGTCAGCCTAACGCAGGAATTATGCCCTGTGGCCATGCGGGTGGCAGAGGGGCACAACAAGATGCTGAGCAACGTGGCGGAGCGTGTCACCGTGCCCCGGAACTTCATCCGAGGAGCGCTGCTGGAGCAGGCGGGACAGGACATCCAGAACAAGCTGGA TGAGGTGAAGCTCTCCGTCGTCACCTACTTGACCAACTCCATAGTGGATGAGATCCTACAGGAGCTGTACCACTCCCACAAGAGCCTG GCCCGGCACCTGACCCAGCTAAGGACGCTGTCAGATCCACCAGGAGGGGCAAGCCAGGGGCAGGATCCATCTtcccgaggcagaggcaggaaccatgaCCATGAAGAAACAGATGATGAACTTGGGACCAACATT GACACTATGGCCATCAAAAAGCAGAAACGCTGCCGAAAGATCCGGCCAGTGTCTGCCTTCATCA GTGGAAGCCCCCAGGACATGGAAAGCCAACTGGGGAGCCTGGGGATCCCCCCTGGCTGGTTCTCAGGACTTGGGGGCAACCAGCCCACAGCAAGCGGCTCCTGGGAAGGCCTATCTGAGCTACCCACTCATGGCTATAAACTAAGGCATCAAACACAAGGGAGGCCTCGGCCTCCCAGGACCACCCCACCAGGACCTGGTCGGCCCTGT CAGGTACCAGTAGCTGGGCCTCGGCAGGAGAATGGGATGGCCACCCGCCTAGACGAGGGGCTAGAGGACTTCTTCAGCAGAAGGGTCATGGATGAAAGTTCCAG CTACCCCCGGACTCTGAGAACCATGCGGCCAGGCCTCTCAGAGACCCCACTGCCTCCACTCCAGAAGAAGAGGCGGAGAGGACTGTTCCACTTCCGCCGGCCCCGGAGCTTCAAGGGGGACAGGGGACCGGGGTCCCCCACTGCTggactcctcctccctccacccccacctccacccccaactCAGGAGAGCCCTCCCAGCCCAGACCCCCCAAGCCTTGGCAATAACTCATCTCCTTGCTGGAGCCCAGAGGAGGAGAGCAGCCTCCTTCCTGGACTTGGAGGGGCCCGGGGGTCTTCCTTCTGCAGGAAGATG GGCACAGAGAGGCTGGAGGCAGGGGAGGGAGCCCCAGCCGCTGGCACGGCACAGCAACCAAGGGCACACGGTGCTGCCCTTCCTGGCTTGGGAAGAACCAAAGGTTGGAGCTTTGATGGAAAGCGAGAG GGCACAGGCCCAGACCAGGAGGACAGTACCCAGGCCTGGCAGAAACGACGATCTTCGGATGATGCAG GGCCTGGAGCCTGgaagccacccccacccccacaaagcTCCAAGCCAACCTTCAGCGCTATGCGCCGAGCAGAGGCCACATGGCACATAG CTGAGGAGAGTGCCCCCAACCACAGCTGCCAAAGCCCTAGCCCAGCTTCCCaggatggagaagaggaaaaggagggagccTTATTCCCAGAGAGGATGGTGCCACCTAGGAATGCCAAG GACCCCCCCATGGGTCCACGCCCCCCTAAGCCAGTGGCTGTGCCCAGGGGCCGCAGGGCCCCCCAGGTGCCGGGAGGCAGGGAAGAGGCTGAGAGTGGCAGCAGCGCTGCCCCAGTCATCAACAAGCCGAGGCTGAGACTGGGCTCCCAGCAAGACCAAGAGGAGCCGGAAGTACAAG GACCCTCTGATCTGGGCCGCCGAACAGCCCCCCTGAAACCCAAGAGAACGAGGCGAGCACAGTCCTGTGACAAACTGGAACCGGAGAGAAGACGACCGCCTGACCCCACAGGGGCCTGTG CAGGAACCAGTGAACCGGGAACAGACTGA
- the Carmil3 gene encoding capping protein, Arp2/3 and myosin-I linker protein 3 isoform X5: protein MAKASVELTRELQDSIRRCLSQGAVLQQHRVKLETKPKKFEDRVLALTSWRLHLFPLKVPAKVESSFNVLEIRAFNTLSQNQILVETEHGMVSMRLPSAESVDQVTRHVSSALSKVCPGPGCLIRRGNADTPEGPRDTSPNSETSTSTTHSVCGGFSETYAALCDYNGLHCREEVQWDVDTIYHAEDNREFNLLDFSHLESRDLALMVAALAYNQWFTKLYCKDLRLGSEVLEQVLHTLSKSGSLEELVLDNAGLKTDFVQKLAGVFGENGSCVLHALTLSHNPIEDKGFLSLSQQLLCFPTGLTKLCLAKTAISPRGLQALGQTFGANPAFASSLRYLDLSKNPGLLATDEANALYSFLAQPNALVHLDLSGTDCAVDLLLGALLHGCCSHLTYLNLARNSCSHRKGREAPPAFKQFFSSAYTLSHVNLSATRLPLEALRALLQGLSFNSHLSDLHLDLSSCELRSAGAQALQEQLGAVTCVGSLDLSDNGFDSDLLTLVPALGKNKSLKHLFLGKNFNVKAKTLEEILHKLVQLIQEEDCSLQSLSVADSRLKLRTSILINALGSNTCLAKVDLSGNGMEDIGAKMLSKALQINSSLRTILWDRNNTSALGFLDIARALESNHTLRFMSFPVSDISQAYRSAPERTEDVWQKIQWCLVRNNHSQTCPQEQAFRLQQGLVTSSAEQMLQRLCGRVQEEVRALRLCPLEPVQDELLYARDLIKDAKNSRALFPSLYELGHVLANDGPVRQRLESVASEVSKAVDKELQVILESMVSLTQELCPVAMRVAEGHNKMLSNVAERVTVPRNFIRGALLEQAGQDIQNKLDEVKLSVVTYLTNSIVDEILQELYHSHKSLARHLTQLRTLSDPPGGASQGQDPSSRGRGRNHDHEETDDELGTNIDTMAIKKQKRCRKIRPVSAFISGSPQDMESQLGSLGIPPGWFSGLGGNQPTASGSWEGLSELPTHGYKLRHQTQGRPRPPRTTPPGPGRPCQVPVAGPRQENGMATRLDEGLEDFFSRRVMDESSSYPRTLRTMRPGLSETPLPPLQKKRRRGLFHFRRPRSFKGDRGPGSPTAGLLLPPPPPPPPTQESPPSPDPPSLGNNSSPCWSPEEESSLLPGLGGARGSSFCRKMGTERLEAGEGAPAAGTAQQPRAHGAALPGLGRTKGWSFDGKREGTGPDQEDSTQAWQKRRSSDDAGPGAWKPPPPPQSSKPTFSAMRRAEATWHIAEESAPNHSCQSPSPASQDGEEEKEGALFPERMVPPRNAKLQDPPMGPRPPKPVAVPRGRRAPQVPGGREEAESGSSAAPVINKPRLRLGSQQDQEEPEVQGPSDLGRRTAPLKPKRTRRAQSCDKLEPERRRPPDPTGACAGTSEPGTD from the exons aTGGCCAAGGCCAGCGTGGAGCTCACCCGCGAGCTGCAAG ACAGCATCCGGAGGTGCCTGAGCCAGGGGGCTGTGCTCCAGCAGCATCGTGTGAAACTGGAGACAAAACCCAAGAAGTTTGAGGACCGAGTGCTG GCTCTGACTTCTTGGCGCCTCCACCTTTTTCCCCTTAAAGTCCCAGCCAAG GTAGAAAGCTCGTTCAATGTCCTGGAGATCCGTGCCTTCAACACACTCAGTCAGAACCAG ATCCTGGTGGAGACTGAGCATGGCATGGTGAGCATGCGGCTGCCTTCGGCTGAGAGTGTGGACCAGGTGACCCGGCACGTGAGCTCTGCCCTCTCCAAGGTCTGCCCTGGCCCTGg GTGTCTGATCCGGCGTGGAAATGCAGACACCCCGGAGGGGCCCCGAGATACATCTCCCAACTCTGAAACATCCACATCTACCACTCACAGTGTGTGTG GTGGCTTCTCCGAGACCTATGCTGCCCTGTGTGACTACAATGGACTACACTGCCGAGAGGAGGTGCAATGG GATGTGGACACCATCTACCATGCTGAGGACAACCGAGAGTTCAATCTTTTGGATTTTAGCCACTTGGAGAGCCG AGACTTGGCCCTAATGGTGGCAGCCCTGGCCTACAACCAGTGGTTCACCAAACTCTACTGCAAAGACTTGAGACTG GGCTCAGAAGTACTAGAACAGGTGCTACATACCCTCAGCAAGTCGGGGAGCCTCGAAGAGCTGGTGCTGGACAATGCTGGGCTTAAGAC GGACTTTGTCCAGAAGCTGGCCGGGGTGTTTGGGGAGAACGGGAGCTGTGTGCTGCATGCGCTCACTCTGTCCCACAACCCCATCGAGGACAAGG GTTTCCTcagcctgagccagcagctcCTCTGCTTCCCTACCGGCCTCACCAAACTGTGCCTGGCCAAGACTGCCATTTCCCCTCGAG GGCTGCAGGCACTGGGCCAGACCTTCGGGGCCAACCCGGCCTTTGCCAGCTCCCTTCGATACCTGGACCTGAGTAAGAACCCTGGGCTGCTTGCCACAGATGAGGCCAAT GCCCTCTATAGTTTCCTGGCCCAACCCAACGCCTTGGTACACCTGGACCTTTCAGGGACTGACTGTGCCGTTGACTTG CTTCTGGGCGCTCTACTTCATGGCTGCTGCTCCCACCTCACCTACCTCAACCTGGCTCGAAACAGCTGCTCCCACAG GAAGGGCCGGGAGGCCCCACCAGCCTTCAAGCAGTTCTTCAGCAGCGCCTACACCCTGAGCCATGTCAACCTGTCAGCCACAAGGCTGCCCCTGGAGGCCCTCAG GGCGCTTCTTCAGGGCCTCTCCTTCAACAGCCACCTCAGCGATCTGCACCTGGACCTTAGCAGCTGTGAG CTCCGCTCTGCAGGAGCCCAGGCCTTGCAGGAGCAGCTGGGGGCTGTCACCTGCGTGGGCAGCCTAGACCTGTCTGACAACG GGTTTGACTCGGACCTCCTGACGCTGGTGCCTGCACTTGGCAAGAACAAGTCCCTCAAGCACCTGTTCCTGGGGAAGAACTTCAATGTCAAGGCCAA GACTCTGGAAGAGATCCTTCATAAGCTGGTGCAGCTGATCCaggaggaggactgt TCCCTGCAGTCGCTGTCCGTGGCAGACTCCAGGCTGAAGCTTCGAACCAGCATCCTCATCAACGCCTTAGGCAGCAACACCTGCCTGGCCAAGGTGGATCTGAGCGGCAATGGCATGGAGGACATCGGGGCCAAGATGCTGTCGAAGGCACTGCAGATAAACTCTTCCCTCAG AACCATCCTGTGGGATCGGAACAATACGTCGGCCCTGGGCTTTCTGGACATCGCAAGGGCCCTGGAGAG CAACCACACCCTACGCTTCATGTCCTTCCCTGTGAGCGACATCTCTCAAGCCTACCGCAGCGCCCCTGAGCGCACAGAGGACGTGTGGCAGAAG ATCCAGTGGTGCCTGGTGAGGAACAACCACTCCCAGACATGCCCTCAGGAGCAAGCCTTCAGGCTGCAGCAGGGCCTGGTGACCAGCAGCGCCGAGCAA ATGCTGCAGCGGCTGTGTGGACGAGTGCAGGAGGAGGTGCGGGCCCTGCGGCTGTGTCCCCTGGAGCCTGTACAGGACGAGCTGCTCTACGCCAGGGACCTCATCAAGGACGCCAAGAACTCCCGAGCG CTCTTTCCCAGCCTCTATGAGCTGGGCCACGTGCTGGCCAATGACGGGCCTGTGCGGCAGAGACTGGAGTCAGTAGCCAGTGAGGTGTCCAAAGCTGTGGACAAGGAGCTTCAG gtgATTCTCGAGTCCATGGTCAGCCTAACGCAGGAATTATGCCCTGTGGCCATGCGGGTGGCAGAGGGGCACAACAAGATGCTGAGCAACGTGGCGGAGCGTGTCACCGTGCCCCGGAACTTCATCCGAGGAGCGCTGCTGGAGCAGGCGGGACAGGACATCCAGAACAAGCTGGA TGAGGTGAAGCTCTCCGTCGTCACCTACTTGACCAACTCCATAGTGGATGAGATCCTACAGGAGCTGTACCACTCCCACAAGAGCCTG GCCCGGCACCTGACCCAGCTAAGGACGCTGTCAGATCCACCAGGAGGGGCAAGCCAGGGGCAGGATCCATCTtcccgaggcagaggcaggaaccatgaCCATGAAGAAACAGATGATGAACTTGGGACCAACATT GACACTATGGCCATCAAAAAGCAGAAACGCTGCCGAAAGATCCGGCCAGTGTCTGCCTTCATCA GTGGAAGCCCCCAGGACATGGAAAGCCAACTGGGGAGCCTGGGGATCCCCCCTGGCTGGTTCTCAGGACTTGGGGGCAACCAGCCCACAGCAAGCGGCTCCTGGGAAGGCCTATCTGAGCTACCCACTCATGGCTATAAACTAAGGCATCAAACACAAGGGAGGCCTCGGCCTCCCAGGACCACCCCACCAGGACCTGGTCGGCCCTGT CAGGTACCAGTAGCTGGGCCTCGGCAGGAGAATGGGATGGCCACCCGCCTAGACGAGGGGCTAGAGGACTTCTTCAGCAGAAGGGTCATGGATGAAAGTTCCAG CTACCCCCGGACTCTGAGAACCATGCGGCCAGGCCTCTCAGAGACCCCACTGCCTCCACTCCAGAAGAAGAGGCGGAGAGGACTGTTCCACTTCCGCCGGCCCCGGAGCTTCAAGGGGGACAGGGGACCGGGGTCCCCCACTGCTggactcctcctccctccacccccacctccacccccaactCAGGAGAGCCCTCCCAGCCCAGACCCCCCAAGCCTTGGCAATAACTCATCTCCTTGCTGGAGCCCAGAGGAGGAGAGCAGCCTCCTTCCTGGACTTGGAGGGGCCCGGGGGTCTTCCTTCTGCAGGAAGATG GGCACAGAGAGGCTGGAGGCAGGGGAGGGAGCCCCAGCCGCTGGCACGGCACAGCAACCAAGGGCACACGGTGCTGCCCTTCCTGGCTTGGGAAGAACCAAAGGTTGGAGCTTTGATGGAAAGCGAGAG GGCACAGGCCCAGACCAGGAGGACAGTACCCAGGCCTGGCAGAAACGACGATCTTCGGATGATGCAG GGCCTGGAGCCTGgaagccacccccacccccacaaagcTCCAAGCCAACCTTCAGCGCTATGCGCCGAGCAGAGGCCACATGGCACATAG CTGAGGAGAGTGCCCCCAACCACAGCTGCCAAAGCCCTAGCCCAGCTTCCCaggatggagaagaggaaaaggagggagccTTATTCCCAGAGAGGATGGTGCCACCTAGGAATGCCAAG CTACAGGACCCCCCCATGGGTCCACGCCCCCCTAAGCCAGTGGCTGTGCCCAGGGGCCGCAGGGCCCCCCAGGTGCCGGGAGGCAGGGAAGAGGCTGAGAGTGGCAGCAGCGCTGCCCCAGTCATCAACAAGCCGAGGCTGAGACTGGGCTCCCAGCAAGACCAAGAGGAGCCGGAAGTACAAG GACCCTCTGATCTGGGCCGCCGAACAGCCCCCCTGAAACCCAAGAGAACGAGGCGAGCACAGTCCTGTGACAAACTGGAACCGGAGAGAAGACGACCGCCTGACCCCACAGGGGCCTGTG CAGGAACCAGTGAACCGGGAACAGACTGA